A part of Hydrogenobacter sp. T-8 genomic DNA contains:
- a CDS encoding chromosome segregation protein SMC — MKNKAQRRQKHKKTTVILPYDLWESLRIESIKKNISMGELIANKLRELEKLREKTTIMEVDEDGLLKSL; from the coding sequence ATGAAAAACAAGGCTCAGAGAAGGCAAAAGCACAAGAAAACCACTGTTATCCTACCCTACGACCTCTGGGAAAGCCTACGGATAGAGAGCATAAAGAAAAACATCTCAATGGGAGAGTTGATAGCAAATAAGCTAAGAGAGTTAGAAAAGCTCAGAGAAAAGACTACCATAATGGAAGTTGACGAGGACGGACTTCTCAAGTCTCTTTAG
- the bioA gene encoding adenosylmethionine--8-amino-7-oxononanoate transaminase, translating to MIDPLLLERWDKEYFWHPFTQMKVYREEENLIFERGEGVYLYDIKGRRFIDAISSLWCNVHGHNHPKLNKALIDQLQKVAHTTTLGSSNVPAILLAKRLVEIAPKGLTKVFYSEDGAEAVEIAIKLAYQYWRNKGEKRKAFITLSEAYHGDTLGAVSLGGIDLFHGTYKDLLFESIKLPSPYIFCKEKYGRLCDECKQELLNMLEEILKSREDIVAVSLEAGIQGAAGMLPFPRGFLRGVRELTRKYNTLLIVDEVATGFGRTGAMFYCEQEEVSPDFMCLGKGITGGYLPLAATLTTEEVFNAFLGEFGELKHFYHGHTYTGNNLACAVALANLEVFEEERTLEKLQPKIEHLRKRLEEFWELKHVGDVRQLGFMAGIELVKDKKTGERFPYGERTGFKVAYKCRERGVFLRPLGDVMVLMMPLVISIEEMDHVLDTLKWAIGSL from the coding sequence ATGATAGACCCTCTTCTCCTTGAAAGGTGGGACAAGGAATACTTTTGGCATCCCTTTACACAGATGAAGGTCTACAGAGAGGAAGAAAACCTCATCTTTGAAAGGGGAGAGGGTGTGTATCTTTATGATATAAAGGGTAGAAGGTTCATAGATGCCATATCCTCCCTATGGTGCAACGTGCACGGACACAACCATCCAAAGCTAAACAAGGCGTTAATTGACCAACTTCAGAAGGTGGCACACACCACAACACTTGGAAGCTCCAACGTGCCAGCTATCCTCTTGGCTAAAAGGCTCGTGGAAATAGCACCAAAGGGGCTTACAAAGGTCTTTTATTCGGAGGATGGTGCGGAAGCGGTGGAAATTGCCATAAAACTGGCATACCAATACTGGAGGAATAAGGGAGAGAAAAGAAAAGCCTTTATTACCCTATCAGAAGCCTATCACGGAGACACGCTGGGCGCGGTTAGTCTTGGGGGCATAGACCTCTTTCATGGAACATACAAAGACCTACTCTTTGAAAGCATTAAACTTCCATCACCCTACATCTTTTGCAAAGAAAAATACGGAAGGCTTTGCGATGAGTGTAAGCAAGAGCTTTTGAATATGCTTGAGGAAATACTCAAGAGCAGAGAAGATATAGTGGCGGTGAGCTTGGAAGCAGGCATTCAAGGTGCAGCTGGCATGCTACCCTTTCCAAGAGGCTTTCTAAGAGGTGTTAGAGAGCTCACAAGGAAATACAACACTTTGCTTATAGTGGATGAGGTGGCAACAGGCTTTGGAAGAACTGGAGCTATGTTTTACTGCGAGCAGGAGGAAGTAAGTCCAGACTTTATGTGCCTTGGCAAGGGAATAACGGGTGGATATCTGCCTCTGGCAGCAACCTTAACCACCGAAGAGGTCTTTAATGCCTTTCTTGGAGAGTTTGGAGAGCTAAAGCACTTTTATCATGGACACACCTACACGGGCAACAACCTTGCCTGTGCGGTAGCTCTGGCAAACTTAGAGGTCTTTGAGGAGGAGAGAACCCTTGAAAAGCTCCAGCCAAAGATAGAACATCTCAGAAAGAGGCTTGAAGAGTTTTGGGAGCTTAAGCATGTAGGAGACGTGCGTCAGCTTGGCTTTATGGCAGGTATAGAGTTGGTAAAGGATAAAAAAACTGGTGAAAGGTTTCCTTATGGAGAAAGAACAGGCTTTAAAGTGGCTTATAAGTGCAGAGAAAGAGGGGTATTTTTGAGACCTTTGGGGGATGTTATGGTCTTGATGATGCCTTTGGTGATTAGTATTGAGGAAATGGACCATGTTTTGGATACCTTGAAGTGGGCTATTGGGAGTTTGTAG
- a CDS encoding SAVED domain-containing protein: MWNFSLFKEEDLIEFLHRGDLEEVLVDLIRQWDYLSPGVHFALVKYLRLSERYFDEEKLAKALGIKKAVAKALLENPYVEFEFPAVSERDGKLIRGLAIKDTPEVFCNLPEKKRYITPVVEYLRSKGFVSGSVSVIFDSEFVGNSFQLSLTLALCMDAEKKRLPPNLCWSGGVRKDGSIVKVDSLDKKSEVCERFNMHLAMPFHLPKVDDLLNWLSANIVEVPVAVSIDHLRLEEFFHKEENLLNLKNIHRIDPSKLVIQTGQLSGIRWQETAKRFFGLISVLDYTLIGRLKAHIVVNGPASLSFALGILYGHTRPSVFYHYHSSERKYFPIDLQNTREIKEHTRDYQFVKSELKEGGEDLAVVLFFSHHNPTADVEHFLESKGIKADLLLLTTESYRGNLEPSTFKRIAQEISSAVQEVKGKKAYKAIHFFFSCPVALAYLFGVAFGHYDKGYIYNYSSKDITYEQVLALEFLRSLREGGYIINMGG, translated from the coding sequence TTGTGGAACTTTAGCCTTTTCAAGGAAGAAGACCTTATAGAGTTTCTCCATAGGGGAGACTTGGAAGAAGTCCTTGTAGACCTTATAAGGCAGTGGGATTATCTAAGCCCTGGGGTGCATTTTGCTCTGGTAAAGTATCTACGCCTTTCTGAAAGGTATTTTGATGAGGAAAAACTTGCCAAGGCTTTGGGTATAAAAAAGGCGGTTGCAAAGGCACTTTTGGAAAATCCCTATGTGGAGTTTGAGTTTCCTGCGGTATCTGAAAGGGATGGCAAGCTAATAAGGGGTCTGGCAATAAAGGATACACCAGAGGTCTTTTGCAACCTACCAGAAAAGAAAAGGTATATCACTCCAGTGGTGGAATATCTGCGTTCCAAAGGCTTTGTGTCTGGGTCTGTTAGTGTTATCTTTGACAGTGAGTTTGTGGGAAACAGCTTTCAACTTTCTTTGACCTTGGCTTTGTGTATGGATGCGGAAAAGAAAAGGCTACCACCAAACCTCTGTTGGAGCGGTGGAGTTAGGAAGGATGGTAGCATAGTGAAGGTGGATTCTTTGGATAAAAAGTCTGAGGTGTGTGAAAGGTTCAACATGCACTTGGCTATGCCCTTTCATCTTCCTAAGGTGGATGACCTTTTGAATTGGCTAAGTGCAAATATTGTGGAAGTTCCTGTGGCGGTTTCCATTGACCACCTAAGGCTTGAGGAGTTCTTCCATAAGGAGGAAAACCTACTAAACTTAAAAAATATCCATCGCATAGACCCATCAAAACTTGTCATACAAACAGGTCAGCTAAGTGGTATCAGATGGCAGGAAACTGCAAAGAGGTTTTTTGGGCTCATAAGCGTTCTTGACTATACCCTCATAGGTAGGCTAAAAGCTCATATTGTGGTAAACGGACCTGCGAGCCTTTCCTTTGCCTTGGGAATTCTCTACGGACACACAAGACCCTCTGTTTTCTATCATTACCATAGCAGTGAGAGAAAATACTTTCCCATTGACCTACAAAACACAAGGGAGATAAAGGAACACACAAGGGACTACCAATTTGTGAAAAGTGAACTAAAAGAAGGTGGAGAAGACCTTGCGGTAGTCCTCTTTTTCTCCCACCACAATCCCACTGCGGACGTGGAGCATTTCTTAGAGAGCAAGGGCATTAAGGCAGACCTTTTGCTCCTTACCACAGAATCTTATAGGGGAAACCTTGAGCCGAGCACTTTCAAGAGGATAGCTCAAGAAATCTCCTCTGCGGTGCAAGAGGTAAAGGGTAAGAAAGCCTATAAGGCAATTCACTTTTTCTTTTCCTGCCCTGTCGCTTTGGCATATCTTTTTGGCGTAGCCTTTGGACACTACGACAAGGGATACATATACAACTACAGTAGCAAAGACATAACCTACGAGCAGGTGCTTGCCCTTGAGTTTCTGAGAAGTTTGCGAGAGGGAGGATACATTATAAATATGGGAGGGTAG
- a CDS encoding universal stress protein: MIFKRIVVGVDGSKPGWTAKDYAFELGERLQVPVVGVHIIDNRLLEESFLEDLAGVLGFTYYLGISQKVRDFFEEQANTLIEEFLAEGRQRGVRVSSFQTIGIPYEELVKQADPEDLLIIGRRGRRPIKGFFLSSTAEVVSRRSKSPVMLVPEEKRHIRNICLAYDGGDISKKALELAKELSKLYNARFYALYVGETPPERPEGVELEVLQGIPEEKIVSHCNEGDVDLLLMGAYSKGKVRELFLGSITSFVLHHINIPLLLVK; the protein is encoded by the coding sequence TTGATATTTAAGAGGATAGTGGTAGGGGTTGACGGCTCAAAGCCCGGCTGGACCGCAAAGGACTACGCCTTTGAGCTTGGAGAAAGGCTTCAAGTTCCTGTGGTGGGAGTTCACATAATAGATAACAGACTGCTTGAGGAGAGCTTTTTAGAGGACTTGGCGGGAGTGCTTGGCTTTACCTACTATCTTGGCATATCTCAGAAGGTAAGAGATTTTTTTGAGGAGCAGGCTAACACCCTTATAGAGGAGTTTCTCGCAGAGGGTAGACAAAGGGGTGTAAGGGTTTCCTCTTTTCAAACCATAGGCATACCCTACGAAGAGCTTGTCAAACAAGCAGACCCAGAGGATTTACTAATCATTGGAAGAAGAGGAAGGCGTCCCATAAAGGGCTTTTTCCTTAGCTCTACCGCAGAGGTAGTCTCAAGAAGGAGCAAGTCTCCAGTTATGCTTGTTCCTGAAGAGAAAAGGCACATAAGAAACATATGCCTTGCCTACGACGGTGGAGACATCTCAAAAAAAGCCCTTGAGCTTGCAAAGGAGCTCTCTAAGCTCTACAATGCCAGATTTTACGCTCTTTATGTGGGAGAGACACCTCCAGAAAGACCCGAAGGTGTTGAGTTAGAGGTCTTGCAAGGCATACCAGAGGAAAAGATAGTAAGCCATTGCAACGAGGGAGATGTGGACCTACTGCTTATGGGAGCCTATTCAAAGGGGAAAGTGAGAGAGCTATTTCTTGGAAGTATAACAAGCTTTGTCCTGCACCATATAAACATACCTCTTCTTTTGGTGAAGTAA
- the gyrB gene encoding DNA topoisomerase (ATP-hydrolyzing) subunit B produces MGKKREENLQTDYQATDIKAVTGLEHVRLRPSMYIGDIGERGLHHLIWEILDNAVDEHMAGYASHITLIIHADGSITVEDDGRGIPVDIHPETGLPAVQMVFTMLGAGGKFDKKVYRYSGGLHGVGASVVNALSEWLMVEVYRDGKINKQEYRRGEPLYEVKVVGNTTKRGTKVVFKPDPEIFETTKIKFDIVERRIRELAYLNPECTFRLVDERSGKDLTYKFDKGIEDLVKFLCGGKEQLFDQVIRIRGEKDGVDVDIAFTYTKDYRESVETFVNNIKTLEGGTHLTGFRSGLTKAVMKVLPNIKLQKELKETITGEDLREGLVAVISCKVPEPQFEGQTKTKLGNQNVKNIVESITYEYLSEYFDKNRDIFRLIVEKAVEAALAREAAKKAKELVRRKSPLEDSSLPGKLADCSEKDPSKCEIFIVEGESAGGSAKQGRDRRTQAILPLRGKILNVEKARLDKVFANEEVKTIVSSLGCGIGEDLDLSKLRYHKIILMTDADVDGSHIRTLLLTFFYRYMPKLIDAGHLYIAQPPLYRIKKGKRSQYVKDDRELESILLKTLEEEAVLIDQSGAEYRGENLSQVLKQVKEIEEGYKAMARLKGEEVLKALLIAGITEEALRDSSLLGEKIKELEKLLPDMAIDTHYDRLEDAYEIVFKDKITNRKVIVDVDFLSSLSYKSLLEGSRVRFPVRIVYEKKSIEVESPQDLYSKAMELVKESFEIQRYKGLGEMNPEQLWETTMNPATRRLLRVSIEDAAEADRILSILLGEEVEPRREFIEAYAREVRNLDI; encoded by the coding sequence ATGGGAAAGAAAAGAGAAGAAAACCTTCAAACGGACTATCAAGCAACAGACATAAAGGCAGTTACTGGTCTTGAGCATGTCCGCTTAAGACCCTCTATGTATATAGGAGACATAGGTGAAAGGGGGCTTCATCATCTCATATGGGAAATACTTGACAATGCGGTTGACGAACATATGGCTGGTTATGCCAGCCACATAACCCTTATAATCCATGCGGACGGTTCTATAACAGTAGAGGATGACGGAAGGGGTATACCCGTAGACATACATCCAGAGACTGGTCTTCCTGCGGTTCAGATGGTCTTTACCATGCTCGGTGCAGGAGGAAAGTTTGACAAAAAGGTCTACAGATACTCTGGGGGTTTGCATGGTGTGGGTGCTTCTGTGGTAAACGCCCTATCTGAATGGCTTATGGTGGAGGTCTACAGGGACGGGAAGATAAACAAGCAGGAATACAGAAGAGGAGAGCCGTTATACGAAGTAAAGGTAGTAGGCAATACCACAAAGCGTGGAACAAAGGTGGTCTTTAAGCCAGACCCAGAGATATTTGAAACTACAAAGATAAAATTTGACATCGTAGAAAGACGCATAAGGGAGTTGGCATATTTAAACCCTGAGTGCACCTTTAGGCTTGTTGACGAAAGAAGTGGAAAAGACTTAACCTACAAGTTTGACAAAGGCATAGAGGATTTGGTGAAGTTCCTCTGCGGTGGCAAGGAGCAATTGTTTGACCAAGTGATAAGGATAAGGGGTGAGAAGGATGGCGTGGATGTGGATATAGCCTTTACCTATACAAAGGACTACAGAGAGTCTGTGGAAACCTTTGTGAATAACATAAAGACCCTTGAGGGTGGAACGCATCTGACAGGCTTTAGGTCTGGTCTTACAAAGGCGGTTATGAAGGTTTTGCCTAATATTAAGCTCCAGAAGGAGCTAAAGGAAACCATAACGGGTGAAGACCTAAGGGAGGGGCTTGTGGCGGTCATATCTTGCAAAGTGCCAGAGCCTCAGTTTGAGGGACAGACAAAGACAAAACTTGGAAACCAAAATGTAAAGAATATAGTGGAGTCCATAACCTACGAATACCTCTCAGAATACTTTGACAAAAACAGAGACATATTTAGGCTTATAGTAGAAAAGGCAGTAGAGGCTGCACTGGCAAGAGAGGCAGCTAAAAAGGCAAAGGAGTTAGTGCGTAGAAAGTCTCCTCTTGAGGATTCTTCTCTCCCGGGTAAGTTGGCGGACTGCTCAGAAAAAGACCCAAGCAAGTGCGAGATATTCATAGTAGAGGGTGAGTCCGCAGGAGGCTCTGCCAAGCAGGGAAGAGACAGAAGAACTCAGGCAATCCTGCCACTAAGAGGAAAAATACTCAACGTGGAAAAGGCAAGGCTTGACAAGGTCTTTGCTAACGAAGAGGTAAAGACCATAGTTAGCTCTCTCGGTTGTGGTATAGGTGAGGACTTAGACCTTTCAAAGCTCAGGTATCACAAAATAATCCTAATGACGGATGCGGACGTGGACGGCTCACATATAAGGACTCTACTTCTTACCTTTTTCTACAGGTATATGCCAAAGTTAATAGACGCAGGGCATCTCTACATAGCACAGCCACCACTCTATAGAATAAAGAAGGGCAAAAGGTCTCAATATGTGAAGGATGACAGGGAGCTTGAAAGTATTCTCCTCAAAACCCTTGAAGAGGAGGCGGTCCTAATAGACCAAAGTGGGGCAGAATACAGAGGAGAAAACCTCTCGCAGGTCCTAAAGCAGGTAAAGGAAATTGAAGAAGGCTACAAGGCTATGGCAAGGCTCAAGGGAGAAGAAGTCCTCAAGGCTCTTCTCATTGCAGGTATTACAGAAGAAGCCCTAAGGGACTCCTCTCTTCTTGGTGAAAAGATAAAGGAGCTTGAGAAACTACTTCCCGACATGGCTATAGATACCCACTACGATAGGCTTGAGGATGCATATGAGATAGTTTTCAAAGACAAGATTACTAATAGAAAGGTTATCGTGGATGTGGACTTTCTCTCTTCTCTGTCCTACAAGTCTCTTCTTGAGGGTTCAAGGGTGAGGTTTCCAGTGAGAATAGTTTACGAAAAGAAGTCTATAGAGGTGGAAAGCCCGCAGGACCTTTATTCTAAAGCTATGGAGTTGGTAAAGGAGTCCTTTGAAATACAAAGATATAAGGGTCTTGGGGAGATGAACCCAGAACAGCTTTGGGAAACCACCATGAACCCTGCCACAAGAAGACTTCTCAGAGTTAGCATAGAGGATGCAGCAGAGGCAGACAGGATACTCTCCATACTCTTGGGAGAAGAGGTAGAGCCAAGAAGAGAGTTTATAGAGGCCTACGCAAGAGAGGTGAGAAACCTTGATATTTAA
- a CDS encoding nucleotidyltransferase domain-containing protein: MRLTEEEKRALKKALEGFEGEVYIFGSRLREDLKGGDIDILLVPKNPENPVELALRVQTKFLLECDQSIDVLVYRDTEFYREVLKNAKRISLEEL; this comes from the coding sequence ATGCGTTTGACGGAGGAAGAAAAAAGAGCCCTTAAGAAGGCTTTGGAAGGCTTTGAAGGGGAGGTTTATATATTTGGTTCAAGGCTGAGAGAAGACCTGAAGGGTGGAGATATAGATATTTTGCTAGTTCCCAAAAACCCTGAAAACCCAGTGGAGCTTGCACTAAGGGTTCAAACCAAGTTTCTTTTGGAATGCGACCAGAGTATTGATGTGTTGGTATACAGAGACACGGAGTTTTATAGAGAGGTTTTGAAGAATGCAAAAAGAATTTCTCTTGAAGAGCTTTGA
- a CDS encoding DNA adenine methylase — MKIFAKRTKPKPFVKWAGGKRQIVNLLVAYMPKNYETYIEPFVGGGALFFQVQPRKAIIGDINQELIKAYLVIKDHVEDIIEDLKMHKNTPEYYYRIRAIDPKSLDPIKRASRFIYLNKTCYNGLYRENSKGEFNVPFGRYKNPKIVDEENLRAVSEFLRSCDLEVLCGDFEETCKKAKAGDFVYFDPPYYSTFSNYTRENFTEKDHIRLRDLFVELDKKGVYLMLTNSNTDFIKNLYKGYRIKVVNTARFINCKGDMRGKGEHELIITNY; from the coding sequence ATGAAAATTTTTGCAAAGAGGACAAAACCCAAACCCTTTGTAAAATGGGCGGGTGGGAAAAGGCAAATAGTAAACTTGCTGGTAGCCTATATGCCAAAAAACTATGAAACTTACATAGAGCCTTTTGTGGGAGGTGGTGCTCTGTTTTTCCAAGTTCAGCCACGAAAGGCTATAATTGGAGATATAAATCAAGAGCTAATAAAAGCATATCTTGTGATAAAAGACCATGTGGAAGACATCATAGAAGACCTAAAGATGCACAAAAATACTCCAGAATATTACTACAGGATAAGAGCCATAGACCCCAAAAGCCTTGACCCCATTAAAAGAGCAAGTAGGTTTATCTACCTTAACAAAACTTGCTACAATGGACTATACAGAGAAAACTCTAAGGGAGAGTTCAACGTGCCTTTTGGAAGATACAAAAATCCTAAAATAGTGGATGAGGAAAACCTCAGGGCGGTTTCTGAATTTTTAAGGTCATGTGATTTAGAGGTGTTGTGTGGAGATTTTGAAGAAACATGCAAAAAAGCAAAAGCGGGAGACTTTGTCTACTTTGACCCTCCCTATTACTCTACATTTTCAAACTACACAAGGGAAAATTTCACAGAAAAAGACCATATAAGGCTTAGAGACTTGTTTGTAGAATTAGACAAAAAAGGAGTTTATCTAATGCTGACCAACTCCAATACTGACTTTATAAAAAACCTATATAAGGGCTACAGAATTAAAGTTGTAAACACAGCAAGGTTTATAAACTGCAAGGGAGATATGCGTGGAAAGGGAGAGCATGAGCTAATTATTACCAACTATTGA
- the rsmI gene encoding 16S rRNA (cytidine(1402)-2'-O)-methyltransferase, which yields MGKLYVVATPIGNLKDITLRALEVLQSVNFIACEDTRRTLILLNHYNIKDKKLISYYEPKESVQVPKVLKLLEKEDVALVSDSGMPSISDPGYRLIRACVEKGIPVEVIPGPSAVLTALVGSGLPTDRFTFVGFLPRKGLEKFFEELKAYKDSTIIAFESPNRVVKSLQVMEKVYGSEVPLCVARELTKIHEEYIRGKLSEVLKDLESRGEVKGEIVLIWRLP from the coding sequence ATGGGAAAGCTCTATGTGGTTGCCACTCCCATAGGAAACTTGAAGGACATTACCCTAAGAGCCCTTGAGGTGCTCCAAAGCGTTAACTTCATAGCCTGCGAAGACACGCGCAGGACTTTGATACTTCTTAACCACTACAACATAAAGGACAAAAAACTCATATCCTACTACGAGCCAAAGGAAAGCGTGCAAGTGCCAAAGGTTCTAAAGCTCCTTGAAAAGGAAGACGTTGCCCTTGTGTCAGACTCTGGCATGCCCTCCATCTCAGACCCAGGATACAGACTAATAAGAGCATGTGTGGAAAAGGGTATACCAGTAGAGGTAATCCCTGGACCCAGTGCGGTCCTTACTGCCCTTGTAGGCTCTGGTCTTCCAACAGACAGGTTTACCTTTGTAGGCTTTCTGCCAAGGAAAGGGCTTGAAAAGTTCTTTGAGGAGTTAAAGGCTTACAAGGATAGCACCATAATAGCCTTTGAATCACCCAACAGAGTGGTAAAAAGTCTACAGGTTATGGAGAAGGTATATGGCTCGGAAGTTCCTCTTTGTGTGGCGCGTGAGCTTACAAAGATACACGAGGAGTATATAAGGGGCAAGCTCTCTGAGGTCTTAAAGGATTTGGAAAGTAGGGGAGAGGTAAAAGGAGAAATTGTGTTGATATGGAGGTTGCCATGA
- a CDS encoding bis-aminopropyl spermidine synthase family protein has translation MSILVELASRARELGGVRVYKKNIERVLSALLKSGDFWEIVDMSDLPVPAASGIVKTLVEKGIAFIDDEENIRLTQKGFDLVRDLGIEPYVEYVCQACGGRGIPFYVDIEFYREFLQITKDRPKAIRDYDQGSVTPETTVARVLFMDSRGDLRNKDILVLGAEDDLTGLAVALSRKARSVLVIDIDKRLIDFDNRIFKELGIDNAEARVWDLRNPFPQEILGHYDVFVSDPPETLPAFRAFIGRGIATLREDGGVGYFGLTLRDSSVFRWRDFQTALTTEFGVAITDIVQDFNTYITWDYHAETKAAEVAPVKRQPKGVWYRSAWYRVEALPGFKRWNEPISDDVFYLDEEGSTT, from the coding sequence TTGAGCATTCTTGTGGAGCTTGCCAGTAGGGCAAGGGAATTGGGTGGTGTTAGGGTTTACAAAAAGAACATAGAGCGTGTGCTTTCCGCACTTCTCAAAAGTGGAGACTTTTGGGAAATTGTGGATATGTCCGACCTGCCTGTGCCTGCTGCCTCTGGCATAGTAAAGACCTTGGTGGAGAAGGGCATAGCCTTTATAGATGACGAGGAAAACATAAGGCTCACTCAAAAGGGTTTTGACTTGGTCAGAGACCTTGGCATAGAGCCATACGTGGAATATGTGTGCCAAGCCTGTGGGGGCAGAGGCATTCCCTTTTATGTGGACATAGAGTTTTATAGAGAGTTTCTTCAAATTACAAAGGACAGACCCAAAGCCATAAGGGACTACGACCAAGGCTCTGTCACGCCAGAGACCACGGTGGCAAGGGTGCTCTTTATGGATTCCAGAGGAGACCTAAGAAACAAGGATATTCTTGTCTTGGGTGCAGAGGATGACCTTACTGGTCTGGCGGTAGCCCTCTCAAGGAAGGCTCGCAGTGTTCTGGTTATAGACATAGACAAGAGATTAATAGACTTTGACAACAGGATTTTCAAAGAGCTTGGCATAGATAACGCAGAGGCAAGGGTTTGGGATTTGAGAAACCCATTCCCTCAAGAAATATTGGGACACTATGATGTCTTTGTCTCAGACCCACCAGAGACACTGCCTGCCTTTAGGGCTTTTATAGGTAGAGGCATAGCAACCCTTAGAGAAGATGGTGGTGTAGGCTATTTTGGTCTAACTCTCAGAGACTCCTCTGTCTTTCGCTGGAGAGACTTTCAAACCGCTCTGACCACAGAGTTTGGTGTTGCCATAACAGATATAGTCCAAGACTTTAACACCTACATAACTTGGGATTACCATGCAGAGACAAAAGCGGCAGAGGTTGCTCCAGTAAAAAGACAGCCTAAGGGAGTATGGTATAGGTCTGCGTGGTATAGAGTGGAGGCACTTCCTGGCTTCAAAAGGTGGAACGAGCCCATATCTGACGATGTCTTTTACCTTGATGAAGAGGGTTCAACCACTTGA
- the ygfZ gene encoding CAF17-like 4Fe-4S cluster assembly/insertion protein YgfZ, whose protein sequence is MRWIRLKRGKIKVYGKQGKLLPKGMVEEHTAFLHNLLSNDIRGMKENTLTYNLWLRQNGFPIGEFYVYKLADHYLLDTPLDVSHVIEEFNRLKLSMRVYFEALDMEHIFLFGEGVREFIREHFGVELGDFEVKSLDNMLLTRNPIRLREEGYEIIGQVSELSLDTKDMLSEEEYEDIRIQRLIPKLGKELREGFSPLEACILKEAISLTKGCYVGQEAIARVYYRGRPARALALLEGEGLKEGEKIRTENKDIGIITSVSPRSSLALGYLLRAKAEEQKDFETSEGKRVRVLKLCEEGKE, encoded by the coding sequence ATGCGTTGGATAAGACTAAAAAGAGGCAAGATAAAAGTTTATGGCAAGCAGGGAAAACTTCTCCCAAAGGGCATGGTAGAAGAACATACCGCCTTTCTGCATAATCTTTTAAGCAACGATATAAGAGGTATGAAGGAAAACACACTTACCTATAACCTTTGGCTAAGACAAAACGGTTTTCCCATAGGAGAGTTTTATGTATACAAGCTCGCAGACCACTACCTTCTTGATACGCCTTTGGACGTTAGCCATGTGATTGAGGAGTTTAACCGTCTTAAACTTTCTATGAGGGTCTACTTTGAAGCCCTTGATATGGAGCATATTTTCCTATTTGGAGAGGGTGTAAGGGAGTTTATAAGAGAGCATTTTGGTGTGGAGCTTGGAGATTTTGAGGTGAAATCTCTTGACAACATGCTTTTAACCCGCAATCCTATAAGACTAAGGGAGGAGGGTTATGAGATAATAGGTCAAGTTTCTGAACTTTCATTGGATACGAAGGATATGCTATCTGAGGAGGAATACGAGGACATACGCATCCAAAGACTTATTCCAAAACTTGGAAAGGAACTAAGGGAAGGTTTTTCTCCTCTGGAAGCCTGTATTTTAAAGGAAGCCATTAGCCTCACAAAAGGCTGTTATGTGGGTCAAGAAGCCATAGCAAGGGTCTATTATAGAGGAAGACCTGCGAGGGCTTTGGCACTCCTTGAAGGAGAAGGTCTAAAGGAAGGAGAAAAGATAAGGACAGAGAACAAAGATATAGGAATTATAACTTCTGTAAGTCCGAGAAGTAGTCTTGCTCTCGGATACCTTTTGAGAGCAAAGGCAGAAGAGCAAAAAGACTTTGAGACAAGCGAAGGTAAGAGGGTAAGAGTTTTAAAACTTTGCGAAGAGGGTAAAGAGTAG